CAGCAGTTCTTCGGGCAGCACCGTCGCGAGGGGGATGGTGACCAGCGCGGCGAAGACTGCTGGCGGCACCGACGGGAACCGCGCGTCGGCAAACAACGCCATGCCGCCGGGCATCGCCATGATGAGCCCGACGCTGGCCGCGACCGCGAGCGCGCAGCCGGCTGCCCAGATCAGCCCGCGACGCCAGTGGACCCGGCTGAGCCCGAGGTCGGCCGGGCGCAGTCCGCTCAGCACGGCGATCGTGGCGACCGACGCCGCACCGATCGGGATCACGGCGGCCGGCGGGAGCCCGGCGCGGTGGGCGAGGACGTTGATGGTGGCGATGCCTGCGAGTACGCCGATCGTGCGATACGAGTCGAGCGAGAGGACCCGCCTCGGCAGGGCGGGCTGCAGCGCAAGCTGGGTCATTCGGCGTACTCGTCTCGGCGTCGGTCGTCGGGGTGTACGCCGCTCGGCATACGGCCAACCATCATGCGTGCGTCCGTGCGTGCTCGCTGTGAGGTCACGGCAGCGACAAGGAGCTCGACCTGCGGCAGGTTCGTGACCTCTGCTAGGCCCAGAGAGGGCACTAACCTGCCGCAGGAGCAGCGAAAGGTCCGTAACGTGCCGCAGAAGTGGCGACGCGAAAGCTAGTCCGTCCAGGCCAGACGGGCAAGCGTTCCGTTGAGCCGGTGGGGATCGAGGCCGAGCAGCTGGCGCCCGTGGAAGATCATCGGGCGGTACGCCGGATGCATGCGCACGTCGTCGACGTGCACGCTGACCAGGTCATGGTCGCCGATGGACGTCACGGCGTGCGTCGTACCCTCGACCGTCAGTGCCGCATCGTCGATCACCGGGTTGCCGCGCTCGCTGAGATGCCACTGGACCTTGACGAACCGTTCCGCGATGGGCCGGCTGAAGGCCGCGCACACTGAACGCGCGTGGTCCGATAACACCGAGAACGCGACTGACGACGCGCCCCGCAGCGTTGGGAATGTCCCGGAGGCGGTGTCGCCGAAGAAACCGACGAGCGGTGGGTCGAGCGAGATCGAGCAAAAGGTGCCT
The nucleotide sequence above comes from Epidermidibacterium keratini. Encoded proteins:
- a CDS encoding CPBP family intramembrane glutamic endopeptidase, whose translation is MTQLALQPALPRRVLSLDSYRTIGVLAGIATINVLAHRAGLPPAAVIPIGAASVATIAVLSGLRPADLGLSRVHWRRGLIWAAGCALAVAASVGLIMAMPGGMALFADARFPSVPPAVFAALVTIPLATVLPEELLFRGVLDGALNRRFGPRTAYAIGALAFGSWHAITSLSLASGNSTVRTLVGNGAFAQVLCTAGVVAVTSVAGFGLSWLRRRSGSLLAPIGLHWALNGIGALAAGVAGASLA
- a CDS encoding flavin reductase family protein, whose translation is MSQLPTSVAVAATMTDDGPVGMVVGTFCSISLDPPLVGFFGDTASGTFPTLRGASSVAFSVLSDHARSVCAAFSRPIAERFVKVQWHLSERGNPVIDDAALTVEGTTHAVTSIGDHDLVSVHVDDVRMHPAYRPMIFHGRQLLGLDPHRLNGTLARLAWTD